GGCCGACGTCGACGCCGGGAAGATCGACGCCCGGGTGGTGAAGCTGCCGCTGCTGCGCAACCCGCGCGCCAAGATGCAGGGCATCCGCGACGGCTTCGTCAAGATCTTCTGCCGTCCGGGCACGGGCATCGTGGTCGGTGGTGTCGTCGTGGCGCCGCGCGCCTCGGAACTGATCCACCCCATCTCGATCGCGGTCGACAACAATCTGACAGTCGAACAGATCGCGAACGCCTTCACCGTCTACCCCTCCCTGTCGGGCTCGATCGCCGAGGTGGCGCGGCAGTTGCACACGCGGAAGATGAACGGCGAGGGCTGAGGCCGAAACCGTCTCCTCGCTGGTCACGGGGAGTGTTCGACCATTCGTACGGCATAGGCGGCGGGACTAGGCCCTATACCACTTCCCGCTGCTCGGTGCGAACATCTTCTGCTATTCAGCGCAAACTGCTGAAAGCAGACGGTCGCTGGCGTTACTGTCAGTTTCGTGTTCGCTGCAGAACGTCGCCAATTGATCCTCGAAATGGTGCGAGCGAACGGGGCCGTGTCGCTCCGTGAGCTCGCCCGCGTCGTCCAGACCTCCGAAGTGACCGTACGGCGGGACGTGCGCGCGCTGGAGGCAGAAGGACTCCTCGACCGCCGGCACGGCGGTGCGGTACTGCCGGGCGGTTTCACGCGGGAGTCCGGCTTTCCGCAGAAGTCTCATCTCGCGACCGCCGAGAAGACCGCCATCGCCGACCTCGCCGCGAATCTCGTGGAAGAGGGAGAGGCGATCGTGGTCGGGGCGGGTACGACGACCCAGGAGCTGGCCCGCCGGCTCGCCCGGGTGCCCGGCCTGACCGTCGTCACCAACTCACTGCTGGTGGCGCAGGCGCTGGCCCACGCCAACCGGGTCGAGGTCGTGATGACCGGCGGTACGCTCCGCGGTTCGAACTACGCCCTCGTCGGCAGCGGTGCCGAGCAGTCCCTGCACGGGCTGCGGGTGTCCCGGGCGTTCCTGTCCGGGAGCGGGCTGACCGCCGAGCGGGGGCTGTCCACGTCCAACATGCTGTCGGCGTCGGTCGACCGGGCGTTGGTGCAGGCCGCCGCGGAGGTGGTGGTCCTCGCGGACCACACCAAGCTCGGGACGGACACGATGTTCCAGACCGTGCCGACGGATCTCATCACGCGCCTCGTGACGGACGAGCCGCCCGCGCACGACGACCGTGCGGCCACGGAGCTCCAGGCACTCGCCGACCAGGGCGTGCAGATCGCCGTGGCCGGGGGGCAGGGGGGTTCCGCGGGGTCTTCGGGCCCCGGGGGTGATGCCGTCCCGGCGCGACAGCAGCGTCGGGATGTGCCGTTGCCCGGGCCTCGGCGGCAGGTGCCGGGGGGTGGGGGCGGGTTGCGGTCCACCTCGATGCTGGGGGAACAGGGGCCGGGGGCTGAGCGGGCTCGGGTGGCGGATCTGCGGCGGCGGTGACGGCCGGCGGTGTTGAGCCGCTGCGGGGCGCCAGGTGCTCGGCGTTGTCGGCCTGGCCGGGGCGTTGCGCAGCCCGGCGCCGCGGGGCGCCTTCCCCAAGCTCTCGGCTTCGCTCGAGCAGGGGGGACCCCCACGCCCACCCGTGCCGCCCCAGCGGCACGACTGCCCGCAGCTGAGGGGTGTGTGTGCCCGCAGCTGAGCGGCGCGGCCCCCGGGAGGGCCGCGCCGTAGGCGTTGCGGGCCGCTGGCCTCAGTCCTTGATCTCGCAGATCACCGCGCCCGAGGTCACCGACGCGCCGATCTCGGCGGACAGGGCCTTGATCGTGCCGGACTTGTGGGCGTTGAGGGGCTGTTCCATCTTCATGGCTTCCAGGACGACGACCAGGTCGCCTTCCTTGACTTCCTGGCCCTCCTCGACCGCGACCTTGACGATCGTGCCCTGCATGGGGGAGGCGAGGGTGTCGCCGGAGGCGACGGGGCCCGACTTCTTCGCCGCGCGGCGCTTCGGCTTGGCGCCCGCCGCCAGTCCCGTACGGGCCAGGGACATGCCCAGCGAGGACGGCAGGGAGACCTCCAGCCGCTTGCCGCCGACCTCGACGACGACCGTCTCGCGGCCCGGCTCCTCGTCCGTCTCGGCGTCGGCCGGCGCGGCGAACGGCTTGATCTCGTTGACGAACTCCGTCTCGATCCACCGGGTGTGGACCGTGAACGGGTCGGACGAGCCGGTGAGCTCCGGCGCGAAGGCGGGGTCCTTCACCACCGCGCGGTGGAACGGGATCGCCGTGGCCATGCCCTCGACCTGGAACTCCTCCAGCGCCCGCGCGGCCCGCTCCAGGGCCTCCTTGCGGGTGCGGCCGGTGACGATCAGCTTGGCCAGCAGCGAGTCCCACGCCGGGCCGATCACGCTGCCGGACTCCACGCCCGCGTCCAGGCGCACGCCCGGGCCGGACGGCGGGGCGAACGTGGTGACCGTGCCGGGCGCCGGGAGGAAGTTGCGGCCCGGGTCCTCGCCGTTGATGCGGAACTCGAAGGAGTGACCGCGCAGGACCGGGTCGTCGTAGCCCAGTTCCTCGCCGTCGGCGATGCGGAACATCTCGCGCACCAGGTCGATGCCGGCGACCTCCTCGGTGACCGGGTGCTCCACCTGCAGGCGGGTGTTGACCTCCAGGAAGGAGATCGTGCCGTCGAGGCCGACGAGGAACTCGACCGTGCCGGCGCCGACGTAGCCGGCCTCCTTCAGGATGGCCTTCGACGCGCGGTACAGCTCGGCGACCTGCTGCTCGGACAGGAACGGTGCGGGCGCCTCCTCGACCAGCTTCTGGTGGCGGCGCTGCAGCGAGCAGTCGCGGGTGGAGACGACCACGACGTTGCCGTGGGTGTCGGCCAGGCACTGCGTCTCCACGTGGCGCGGCTTGTCCAGGTAGCGCTCGACGAAGCACTCGCCCCGGCCGAACGCGGCGACGGCCTCACGGACCGCCGAGTCGTACAGCTCGGGGACTTCCTCGAGGGTGCGGGCGACCTTCAGGCCGCGGCCGCCGCCGCCGAAGGCGGCCTTGATGGCGATCGGCAGCCCGTGCTCCTCGGCGAAGGCGACGACCTCCTCCGCACCCGAGACCGGGTCGGGCGTGCCCGCCACCAGCGGGGCGCCGGCGCGCTGCGCGATGTGCCGGGCGGCGACCTTGTCACCGAGGTCGCGGATCGCCTGCGGGGGCGGGCCGATCCAGATCAGGCCCGCGTCCAGGACCGCCTGGGCGAAGTCGGCGTTCTCGGAGAGGAAGCCGTAGCCGGGGTGGATCGCGTCCGCGCCCGACTCCCGCGCGGCCTTCAGCACCTTCTCGATGTCGAGGTAGCTGGTGCCCGGGGTGTCACCGCCCAGGGCGAACGCCTCATCCGCGGCGCGGACATGCAGAGCGTCCCGGTCCGGGTCGGCGTAGACGGCCACGCTCGCGATCCCGGCGTCCCGGCAGGCCCGGGCCACGCGGACAGCGATTTCGCCACGGTTGGCGATGAGCACCTTGCGCACGATTGAGGCTCCCTCCTTGAAACAAGCCGAGTTTAGGGACTGCCGACACGGCACTTCGACCCGTCCCCAGTGGTGAGCTTGCCCACACGGAGCGTGATGCGAGGCTCGCTCGACCCGCAAAATCCCTTGTCGCACCGCGATACGCAGTACTCCTCCGGGAAACCCTAGCCCTCCCCTGTGGGGAAGGTCTCTGTCATCACGTGCTGCGGGCCACTCTGTTTCTTTGTGGAGTCCCTACGAATGGCCCAATGATTCTTTGCCCGCCACGGGACCCTTGTCCCCGGGTTTACCGGTTAGTAGCGTTCGCGATGTCTTCGGAGGGAAGAGGGTGGGCGCGGTGATGCGCAGGCCGGTGGCGTGGGTCGTGGCGGTGGTGCTGTTCGCCGAGGCGTTCGGCATCGCGGGGCTCAACTGGTTCCTGGGGGTCGTCGTCGACCGGCAGGACATGTCCCTGGCCGGGCTCGACCCGCACATGATGTCGGTGTCGTCGAAGATCGGCGGGATCGCCTTCGGCCTCTACTTCGCGCTGTGCGGCTTGGTCGCCCTGCTCGTGGCGCTGCGGGACCGGCCCCCGGCGGGCTTCGGGCGCGTGCTGCTGATCAGCGCGGCGGTCGTGCACGGCATCCTGGGCGCCTTCACCTGGGGGCTCGTCGGCTGGCCCGCGTTCCTGTTCATGGTGCTGGTGCTCGCCCTGATCGTGCTGCTGCTGATGACGTACGACCGTCCGGCCGAGCCCGCCGACGCCGTGCCCGAGGGCGGGGAGGGCGGCGGCGGGTCCCCGGTCACTTCTCCGCCGGCGCCCACAACTCCGTGATGCCGATGCCCAGTTGGGCGAGCAGCCGGCGGACGAGGGGCAGGCTGATGCCGATGACGTTGCCGTGGTCGCCGTCGATGCCGTCGATGAACGGGGCCGAGCGGCCGTCCAGGGTGAACGCGCCGGCGACGTAGAGGGGTTCGCCGGAGGCGACGTAGGCGGCGATCTCCTCGTCGGTGGGTTCACCGAAGTGGACGATCGTGGACGCGGTGGCGGAGACGTAGCGGCCGCTGAGCGTGTCGTAGACGCAGTGGCCCGTCTGGAGGGTGCCGGCCCGGCCGCGCATCGCCTTCCAGCGGGCGGTGGCCTCCTCGGCGTCCGCGGGCTTGCCGAGGGCCTGGCCGTCCAGGTCGAGCACCGAGTCGCAGCCGATCACGATGGCGCCCTTGACCTCCGGCCGGGCCGCCACGACGGAGGCCTTCGCCTCGGCGAGGGCGAGCGCCAGCTCGGCGGGGGTGGGGGCGGTGACGGCGTCCTCGTCGACGCCGCTCACGATCACCTCGGGGTCGAGGCCGGCCTGGCGGAGCAGGCCGAGCCGGGCGGGGGACTGGGAGGCGAGGACGAGTCGGCGGCGCGGCTGATCTGTCATGCGTTCAGCGTATCGGCGCAGCCGCCGCGGGCTCACCTCATGCCGATCACGAGCATCGCCAGCACCATGGCCAGGGCCAGGAGAACACTCAGCCGCCGCAGCATGCCCTGCATGTCACGCAGTTCTTCGGGCGGTTCGTTCTCGGGGTCGGACCACAGCATGCCACCAGCGTGCGGCCTGGCAGGGCGGGGCGCCTGAGTAGAGGTACTCAAATCGGCGCCCCGCGTTGTTCCGCCGTGGGCGGTTTCCCGCGCCCCATGGGCGAGAGCCTTAGGCCGGCCAGTAGGTGCGGCCCCATGCCGTCGGGCCCGGCTGGGGCAGGCGGTGGGTTGCGATGCGGGACGGGTCGGACCAGGAGTCGCGAGGGGTCGGCGCGCCGGGCGGCGTCGCCGCTGCCGCCGCGGCGCGCGCCCTGACCACCGCCAGGGCGGCGGCCAGCTCCTCGGGGGTCGGGTTGCCCCGTACGACCTTGATCGTCATGTGGGCTCCTGGTGGTTAGAGGGGGATGTTGCCGTGCTTCTTCGGAGGCAGGGATTCCCGCTTCGTGCGCAGTTGACGCAGGCCCCGCACGACGTGCCGGCGGGTGTCGGACGGCAGGATCACCGCGTCGACGTAGCCGCGCTCGGCCGCGACGTAGGGGTTGAGCAGGGTGTCCTCGTACTCCTGGATCAGCCGGGCCCGGACCGCCTCCAGGTCCTCCCCGGCGGCCTCGGCCTCGGCCAGGGTGCGGCGGTGCAGGATGTTGACCGCGCCCTGGGCGCCCATGACGGCGATCTGGGCGGTGGGCCAGGCCAGGTTGAGGTCCGCGCCGAGGTGCTTGGAGCCCATGACGTCGTAGGCGCCGCCGAAGGCCTTGCGGGTGATGACCGTGATGAGCGGGACGGTCGCCTCGGCGTAGGCGTAGATCAGCTTGGCGCCGCGGCGGATGATGCCGTCGTGCTCCTGGTCGACGCCGGGCAGGAAGCCGGGGACGTCGACGAAGGTGAGCACCGGCACGTTGAAGGCGTCGCAGGTCCGCACGAAGCGGGCCGCCTTCTCGCTGGCCTTGATGTCCAGGCAGCCGGCGAACTGCATCGGCTGGTTGGCGACGATGCCGACCGGCCGGCCCTCGACCCGGCCGAAGCCGGTGACGATGTTCGGCGCGTACAGCGGCTGCGTCTCGAAGAACTCGGCGTCGTCCAGGACGTGCTCGATCACCGCGTGCATGTCGTACGGCTGGTTCGCGCTGTCCGGGACGATCGTGTCCAGCTCGCGGTCCTCGTCCGTGACCTCCAGGTCGGCCTCCTCGGGGAAGGCCGGCGGCTCGGAGAGGTTGTTGGACGGCAGGTACGACAGCAGTTGCTTGATGTACTCGATCGCGTCCTTCTCGTCGCCCGCCATGTGGTGGGCCACGCCGGAGGTCGCGTTGTGGGTGCGGGCGCCGCCCAGCTCCTCGAAGCCGACGTCCTCGCCGGTGACGGTCTTGATGACGTCGGGGCCGGTGATGAACATGTGCGAGGTCTGGTCGACCATGACCGTGAAGTCGGTGATGGCCGGGGAGTAGACCGCGCCGCCCGCGCACGGCCCGACGACCAGGCTGATCTGCGGGATGACGCCGGAGGCGTGGGTGTTGCGGCGGAAGATCTCGCCGTAGGCGCCGAGGGAGGCCACGCCCTCCTGGATGCGGGCGCCGCCGGAGTCGTTGATGCCGATGACCGGGCAGCCGGTCTTCAGCGCGAAGTCCATGACCTTGACGATCTTCTGCCCGTAGACCTCGCCCAGCGCGCCGCCGAAGACGGTGAAGTCCTGCGAGAACACGGCGACCGGGCGGCCGTCGACGGTGCCGTACCCGGTGACGACGCCGTCGCCGTAGGGGCGGTTCTTGTCGAGGCCGAAGTGGGTGGAGCGGTGCCGGGCGAACTCGTCGAGCTCGACGAACGAGCCCTCGTCGAGCAGGAGCTCGATCCGCTCACGGGCCGTCAGCTTGCCCTTGGCGTGCTGCTTCTCGACGGCGCGTGCGGAGCCGGCGTGCGTCGCCTCATCGATGCGGCGCTTGAGATCCGCGAGTTTGCCCGCGGTCGTGTGAATGTCAGGCTGCTGCTGCTCTTCCGGCTCGGACATCGGGATGCGGCTCCCTGCCTGCTCAAAAGGGGGGACGGTTACTCATCCGTAGAGTAGTGGGGGCCCTCCGTATCGGCAGTGCGGCGTTTACCACACCTAGGGTGGCTTGCATGACGCCGCGAGATGCATCAGAGCCGAACGGAAGCCGCTGGTCCGACCTGGACCGGCCGCCCCTCAACGTCACCGCCCTGCGCCGGGGACTGGTGCGGGAGGGAGGGCTGTGGTCGGAGGTGGAGGTGGTCCAGCGCACCGGCTCCACCAACTCCGATCTGGTGGCCCGGGCGGCCGAGGGCAAGGCCGTCGAGGGAGCGGTGCTCGTCGCCGAGGAGCAGACGGCCGGGCGGGGGCGCCTCGACCGGCAGTGGACCGCGCCGCCGCGCTCCGGCCTCTTCTTCTCCGTGCTGCTCACGCCGGGTGAGGTGCCGGTGGCGCGGTGGGGGTGGCTGCCGCTGCTCACGGGTGTCGCGGTGGCGACGGGGCTGGCGCGTGCGGCGGGTGTCGACACGGCGCTGAAGTGGCCGAACGACCTGCTGGTCACCGTGGGGGGAGAGGAACGCAAGGCCGGGGGGATCCTCGCCGAGCGGGCCGGTGACGACGGGGTCGTGATCGGGGTCGGCATCAACGTCTCGCTCAAGGCGGACGAGCTGCCCGTGCCGACGGCGGGGTCGCTGGGGCTGGCCGGGGCCGTGAGCACGGACCGGGATCCGTTGCTGCGGGGTGTGCTGCGTTCTCTGGAGGAGTGGTACGGGAAGTGGCGTGCGGCGGGGGGTGACCCGGGGGTGAGCGGGTTGCAGGAGGCGTATGCGGCGGGGTGCGCGACGCTCGGGAGGGTGGTGCGGGCGGAGCTGCCGGGGGATCGGGCGGTCGTGGGGGAGGCCGTTGCGGTGGACGGGGACGGGCGGTTGGTGCTGGCCACGGGCGAGGGGGTGCAGGAGCCGGTCGGGGCGGGGGACATCGTTCACTTGCGGCCCGCTTGAGCCCGGGCCGGGTGTCTCACCCGTCGGCAGAACCAACGGAGTGAGCTGGCGCACACCTGCCGTAGAGTTGAGGCCGGTCGATACATGACCGTGACAGATCGGAAGGGCAGCACGCGTGACCGTCGACGACTCGGGCTCCGGCACGGACGCGCAGGGCGCCGACCCCGGCGAGGATCCGCTCGCCCTGCGGCTGGAACAGCTCATCCTGGGCGCCGAGCGCCGCTACACCCCGTTCCAGGCGGCCCGCAGCGCCGGCGTCTCCATGGAACTCGCCTCCCGCTTCTGGCGGGCGATGGGCTTCGCCGACATCGGGCAGGCCAAGGCCCTCACGGAGGCGGACGTCCTCGCCCTGCGGCGCCTGGCCGGTCTCGTCGAGGCCGGGCTGCTGAGCGAGGCGATGGCCGTCCAGGTGGCCCGGTCCACCGGGCAGACCACCGCGCGGCTCGCCGAGTGGCAGATCGACTCCTTCCTCGAGGGCCTGACCGAGCCGCCGGAACCGGGCATGACCCGCACCGAGGTCACGTACCCGATCGTCGAGCTGCTCCTGCCCGAGCTGGAGGAGTTCCTGGTCTACGTCTGGCGCCGCCAGCTCGCGGCCTCGGCCGGACGGGTCGTGCAGGCCGCCGACGACGAGGAGATGGTCGACCGGCGGCTGGCCGTCGGCTTCGCCGACCTGGTCGGGTTCACGCGGCTGACCCGGCGGATGGAGGAGGAGGAGCTCGGCGAGCTGGTCGAGGCCTTCGAGACCACGGCCGCCGACCTGGTGGCCGCGAACGGCGGACGGCTGATCAAGACCCTCGGCGACGAGGTGCTGTACGCCGCCGACGACGCCGGCACGGCCGCCGAGATCGCCCTGCGGCTGATCGAGACCATGGCGCACGACGAGACGATGCCGGAGCTGCGCGTCGGCATGGCGTTCGGCACGGTGACCACCCGTATGGGTGATGTCTTCGGTACGACCGTGAACCTGGCCTCCCGGCTCACCTCGATAGCTCCGAAGGACGCCGTCCTCGTCGACACGGCCTTCGCCGAGGAGCTGATCCGCACGCAGGACGCCCCGGCCTCGGAGGCGGAGGCGGCCGAGGAGGCCGCGGCGGCGGAGAAGGAGGGCGAGGACCCGCCCGTGTACCGGTTCGCGCTGCAGCCGATGTGGCAGCGGCCCGTGCGTGGGCTCGGCGTCGTGGAGCCGTGGCTGCTCACGCGGCGGGACGGGCGGTCGTAAGGGCCCCGCTCAGTCGCGGTCGCCCGGTGTGTCCACGCACAGGCCGATGACCGGCACGCACAGGCCCGGGTCCTGCGGCTGCTTCGGGGCGCCGGGCTCGGGGGCCGGGGCGGGTGCGGTCCGGCTCGGCGCCGGGGTCGGGGCCGGGCGCGGGGTGTCCGCCGTGGGGGCCGGCGCCGGGGCGTTCGGGGTGTCGGGGAGGGACGTGGCGCTGGGCGCGGCGGCCCTGGGCGTCCGGTCCGTCCGGCGGGCGTCGGTCGTGGTGGCCGGGGCGCGGGAGGCGGCCGGTCCGGCGGCGGCCGGTGACGGGGTCAGGCCGCCCAGGGCGGCGGGTGACGACGGGCCGGCCTCGGGGGCGGCCGGGAAGCTCGCCGCGGTGTCGGCGGTCTCGTCCGTGCCGGTGGGGACCGGGTCCGGGCGCGGCTCGGCCTCGACGGTGCCGACGCTGTCGGTGCCCGGCCCTGAGACCAGGCGTACGAGGCTCAGGGCACCCGCGGCCAGGGCGAGGCCGCCGGCGGCGAGCAGGACCTTGCGGGGACGGGGCTTGCGGTGCCGGCCGCGGACGCGGGGGGCGAAGGAATCGGGTTCCGCCGGGGCCGGTTCGCCGGGCCTGGCCGGCTCCGGTCGGCGGGGTGCCGTGGCGGCCCCGGTGTTCCGTCGCGGCGTCGCCGGCGTGTTCGTCGTCATCACGGTCCCTCCCGATGCGCACGCGCCCCCAGTGCGCCGTGGCTGACGCACGGTATGCGCTCCGATGGGCGGTCGGGCCCGAGTTGGGGGGATGTCACTCGAACGGGTGGGCGGGCGGTGGGCGCGGGAACCGGACGCGTCCGCTCTTTCGCGGGTGGGGTGCGGCTGCGATGATCGGAACGGCGATGTTGTTAACCCGCGTTAACCGGAGGGTGTCATGAGTGAGGAACGGTTCGGGGAGTTCGTGCTGGTGCGGCGGCATGAGCAGGGGCATGTCGCGGAGCTCGTCCTCGACCGGCCCAAGGCCATGAACGCCGTGTCGACGGAGATGGCGCGGTGTGTGGCCGGGGCGTGCGCGGCGCTGGGGGAGGACCGGGACGTACGGGTGGTGGTGCTGACCTCGACGCATGAGCGGGCGTTCTGCGTCGGGGCCGATCTGAAGGAGCGCAACTCGTTCAGCGACGCGGAGCTGCTGCGGCAGCGGCCGGTGACGCGGGGGGCGTACACCGGGGTGCTGGAGCTGCCGGTGCCGACGGTGGCGGCGGTGCACGGGTTCGCGCTGGGCGGCGGGTTCGAGCTGGCGCTGGCCTGTGACGTGATCGTGGCGGACCGTACGGCGGTGGTGGGCCTGCCGGAGGTGTCGGTGGGGGTGATCCCCGGGGGTGGCGGTACGCAGTTGCTGCCGCGGCGGGTGGGAGCGGCCCGGGCCGCTGAGCTGATCTTCTCGGCGCGGCGGGTGGAGGCCGTGGAGGCGGGCGAGTTGGGGCTGGTCGACCAGGTGGTGGAGGCCGGGCGGGACCGGGAGGAGGCGTTGGCGCTGGCGGCGCGGATCGCCGGGAACTCGCCGGTGGGGTTGCGGGCGGCGAAGCGGGCGTTGCGGCTCGGGCAGGGGCTGGATCTGCGGGCCGGGCTGGAGGTGGAGGACGCGGCGTGGCGGGCGGTGGCGTTCTCCGGGGACCGGGCGGAGGGGGTTGCGGCGTTCAACGAGAAGCGGAGGCCGGAGTGGCCGGGCGAGTGAGCTGAGGGTTCGTGGTCAGGTGCTCGGCGGGGGTGCTGGGGCCGGGTGGGTCCGCGGCCCGGCGGGGCGGGGTGCCTCCCCCAAGCTCCCGGCTTCGCTCGAGCAGGGGGGACCACCGCGCCCACCCGTGCCGCCCATGGGGGTACCTCCCAGGCCCTTGGGGCGCTGGGGGAGGCACGATGGCCCGCGGCTGAGTCCGTCCTCGAATCACGTCCTCGTTCGCGTCGTAAACAGGTCAGTCTGGCTGGAAACTCCCTAGCCTGGAGTGATGGGTGAGGACAGACGGCTCGCGGCCGTCGTCGCGTTGGCTCAGGGGATGGCGGCGGCGCACGGGTCGCGTGAGGCGTGGCGGGCCGCGGCTGCCGGGGCCTGCCGGGCGCTGGGCGGGAGCTTCGCCGCGCTGTCGGTGTGGGAGCGGGAGCTCGGGCGGCTGAAGGTCCTCGTGAACGTCGGCGAGCTGGCCGAGGGGGAGGAGGAGTTCCCCGAGGACGAGGCCTATCCGGTGCACCAGTTCGCGGAGATCACCGAGTTCCTGCACGAGCAGTGGGCCGGTGGCGGGGAGCCGGACGCGTGGGTGGAGACCGCCGAGGGGCCCGCCGCCGGGCAGCCCGGCTACTGCCACCAGCGTGTCGCCGCCCTGCGCCGCCGGGGCCGCGGCTGCTGCGTGGTCGCGCCGATCGTGCTGCACGGCAGGGCCTGGGGCGAGCTGTACGTGGCCAGGCCGGCCGGTGAACCCGTCTTCGAGCGGGCCGACGCCGACTTCGCCACCGTCCTCGCCTCCGTCGTGGCCGCCGGCATCGCCCAGACCGAGCGGCTGGAGGAGGCCCGCCGCCTCGCGTACACCGACGCCCTCACCGGGCTCGCCAACCGCCGTGCCGTGGACGTCCGCCTGGAGCAGGCGATCGAGCGGCACCGCAGGGACGGAGCCGTCGTCAGTCTGGTCGTCTGCGATCTCAACGGGCTCAAGCGGGTCAACGACACCCACGGGCACGCCGTCGGCGACCGGCTCCTGGAGCGTTTCGGCTCGGTGCTGTCGCTGTGCGGGGCCATGCTGCCGGGGGCCCTGGCCGCCCGGCTCGGCGGGGACGAGTTCTGTCTGCTCGCCGTCGGGCCGCCCGCCGACCAGGTCGTGAAGGCGGCTGGCGAACTGTGCCGCCGGGCCGCCGAGTTGGAGCTCGGGGACGGTGTGGCCTGCGGTGTCGCGTCCACCGAGGATCCGATCGGGCCCGTGCGCTCCGCCCGCCGGCTGTTCCGGCTCGCCGATGCCGCCCAGTACCGGGCCAAGGCCGAGCGGGCGGCCCGGCCGGTGGTGGCCGGCCGGGCCGGGCCCGACGATCCCGTGGTGCGGCTCGCGGACGAGCCGTCCCAGGAGGCCGACGGCGAGCGGCGGCGGTTCCGCGGCCGGCACGCGCCCTGAAGCCGCCCGGGCGGTATGACGTATCGGTGTGACGTATCAGTAAGGGGTGAACCCCGCCCCCAGTGGTGACATCATCGAATTCACTGCGTACGCTCCTGAATATGGATATGCACACTGTGGTGGTGGGGACGTCCGGGGTGACCGCGTCCGACGTGCTCGCCGTGGCGCGCGCCGGTGCCCGGGTCGAGCTCTCCGAGGAGGCCGTGGCCGCCCTCGCCGCGGCCCGCGAGATCGTGGACGCGCTGGCGGCCAAGCCGGACCCCGTGTACGGCGTGAGCACCGGCTTCGGCGCCCTGGCGACCCGGCACATCAGCCCGGACCTGCGCGCGCAGCTCCAGCGCAACATCGTCCGCTCGCACGCCGCCGGGATGGGACCGCGGGTCGAGCGGGAGGTCGTCCGCGCCCTGATGTTCCTGCGGCTGAAGACCGTCTGCTCCGGGCACACCGGCGTCCGGCCCGAGGTCGCGCGGACCATGGCGGACCTCCTCAACGCCGGCATCACCCCGGTCGTGCACGAGTACGGCAGCCTCGGCTGCTCCGGCGACCTCGCGCCGCTGTCCCACTGCGCGCTGACGCTCATGGGCGAGGGGGACGCCGAGGGCCCCGACGGCACCGTGCGCCCGGCCGCCGAACTGCTCGCCGCGCACGGCATCCAGCCGG
This genomic stretch from Streptomyces sp. Go-475 harbors:
- a CDS encoding adenylate/guanylate cyclase domain-containing protein: MTVDDSGSGTDAQGADPGEDPLALRLEQLILGAERRYTPFQAARSAGVSMELASRFWRAMGFADIGQAKALTEADVLALRRLAGLVEAGLLSEAMAVQVARSTGQTTARLAEWQIDSFLEGLTEPPEPGMTRTEVTYPIVELLLPELEEFLVYVWRRQLAASAGRVVQAADDEEMVDRRLAVGFADLVGFTRLTRRMEEEELGELVEAFETTAADLVAANGGRLIKTLGDEVLYAADDAGTAAEIALRLIETMAHDETMPELRVGMAFGTVTTRMGDVFGTTVNLASRLTSIAPKDAVLVDTAFAEELIRTQDAPASEAEAAEEAAAAEKEGEDPPVYRFALQPMWQRPVRGLGVVEPWLLTRRDGRS
- a CDS encoding biotin--[acetyl-CoA-carboxylase] ligase, which encodes MTPRDASEPNGSRWSDLDRPPLNVTALRRGLVREGGLWSEVEVVQRTGSTNSDLVARAAEGKAVEGAVLVAEEQTAGRGRLDRQWTAPPRSGLFFSVLLTPGEVPVARWGWLPLLTGVAVATGLARAAGVDTALKWPNDLLVTVGGEERKAGGILAERAGDDGVVIGVGINVSLKADELPVPTAGSLGLAGAVSTDRDPLLRGVLRSLEEWYGKWRAAGGDPGVSGLQEAYAAGCATLGRVVRAELPGDRAVVGEAVAVDGDGRLVLATGEGVQEPVGAGDIVHLRPA
- a CDS encoding biotin carboxylase N-terminal domain-containing protein — its product is MRKVLIANRGEIAVRVARACRDAGIASVAVYADPDRDALHVRAADEAFALGGDTPGTSYLDIEKVLKAARESGADAIHPGYGFLSENADFAQAVLDAGLIWIGPPPQAIRDLGDKVAARHIAQRAGAPLVAGTPDPVSGAEEVVAFAEEHGLPIAIKAAFGGGGRGLKVARTLEEVPELYDSAVREAVAAFGRGECFVERYLDKPRHVETQCLADTHGNVVVVSTRDCSLQRRHQKLVEEAPAPFLSEQQVAELYRASKAILKEAGYVGAGTVEFLVGLDGTISFLEVNTRLQVEHPVTEEVAGIDLVREMFRIADGEELGYDDPVLRGHSFEFRINGEDPGRNFLPAPGTVTTFAPPSGPGVRLDAGVESGSVIGPAWDSLLAKLIVTGRTRKEALERAARALEEFQVEGMATAIPFHRAVVKDPAFAPELTGSSDPFTVHTRWIETEFVNEIKPFAAPADAETDEEPGRETVVVEVGGKRLEVSLPSSLGMSLARTGLAAGAKPKRRAAKKSGPVASGDTLASPMQGTIVKVAVEEGQEVKEGDLVVVLEAMKMEQPLNAHKSGTIKALSAEIGASVTSGAVICEIKD
- a CDS encoding acyl-CoA carboxylase subunit beta; the encoded protein is MSEPEEQQQPDIHTTAGKLADLKRRIDEATHAGSARAVEKQHAKGKLTARERIELLLDEGSFVELDEFARHRSTHFGLDKNRPYGDGVVTGYGTVDGRPVAVFSQDFTVFGGALGEVYGQKIVKVMDFALKTGCPVIGINDSGGARIQEGVASLGAYGEIFRRNTHASGVIPQISLVVGPCAGGAVYSPAITDFTVMVDQTSHMFITGPDVIKTVTGEDVGFEELGGARTHNATSGVAHHMAGDEKDAIEYIKQLLSYLPSNNLSEPPAFPEEADLEVTDEDRELDTIVPDSANQPYDMHAVIEHVLDDAEFFETQPLYAPNIVTGFGRVEGRPVGIVANQPMQFAGCLDIKASEKAARFVRTCDAFNVPVLTFVDVPGFLPGVDQEHDGIIRRGAKLIYAYAEATVPLITVITRKAFGGAYDVMGSKHLGADLNLAWPTAQIAVMGAQGAVNILHRRTLAEAEAAGEDLEAVRARLIQEYEDTLLNPYVAAERGYVDAVILPSDTRRHVVRGLRQLRTKRESLPPKKHGNIPL
- a CDS encoding DeoR/GlpR family DNA-binding transcription regulator, with the protein product MFAAERRQLILEMVRANGAVSLRELARVVQTSEVTVRRDVRALEAEGLLDRRHGGAVLPGGFTRESGFPQKSHLATAEKTAIADLAANLVEEGEAIVVGAGTTTQELARRLARVPGLTVVTNSLLVAQALAHANRVEVVMTGGTLRGSNYALVGSGAEQSLHGLRVSRAFLSGSGLTAERGLSTSNMLSASVDRALVQAAAEVVVLADHTKLGTDTMFQTVPTDLITRLVTDEPPAHDDRAATELQALADQGVQIAVAGGQGGSAGSSGPGGDAVPARQQRRDVPLPGPRRQVPGGGGGLRSTSMLGEQGPGAERARVADLRRR
- a CDS encoding acyl-CoA carboxylase epsilon subunit, producing MTIKVVRGNPTPEELAAALAVVRARAAAAAATPPGAPTPRDSWSDPSRIATHRLPQPGPTAWGRTYWPA
- a CDS encoding nucleoside triphosphate pyrophosphatase; amino-acid sequence: MTDQPRRRLVLASQSPARLGLLRQAGLDPEVIVSGVDEDAVTAPTPAELALALAEAKASVVAARPEVKGAIVIGCDSVLDLDGQALGKPADAEEATARWKAMRGRAGTLQTGHCVYDTLSGRYVSATASTIVHFGEPTDEEIAAYVASGEPLYVAGAFTLDGRSAPFIDGIDGDHGNVIGISLPLVRRLLAQLGIGITELWAPAEK